In Halovivax gelatinilyticus, the following are encoded in one genomic region:
- a CDS encoding SRPBCC family protein encodes MTVRVERTMTFDAPPAAVWEFIADPANRARAISVVEDFSVDSSDGRRCTWHVSLPIPFFNRTATVETYDVSRDPPRFVEFTGRSSVLSVTGVHEITATETGSTLANEFVVDGRVPGVERYFTNQLDAELDNLQREADRHLAESTWADE; translated from the coding sequence ATGACCGTACGGGTCGAGCGGACGATGACATTCGATGCGCCACCAGCGGCCGTCTGGGAGTTCATCGCCGATCCGGCAAATCGCGCTCGGGCCATCAGCGTCGTCGAAGACTTTTCCGTTGACTCTTCGGACGGGCGTCGGTGTACCTGGCACGTTTCGCTCCCGATCCCCTTTTTCAACCGGACGGCGACCGTCGAAACCTACGACGTGAGTCGCGACCCGCCTCGATTCGTCGAATTCACGGGCCGCTCTTCGGTACTGTCGGTGACGGGTGTCCACGAGATTACAGCGACCGAGACGGGGAGTACACTCGCCAACGAATTCGTCGTCGATGGACGCGTACCCGGCGTCGAGCGCTACTTCACCAACCAGCTCGACGCCGAACTGGACAACCTCCAGCGCGAGGCCGACCGCCATCTCGCCGAATCGACGTGGGCCGACGAGTGA
- a CDS encoding RIO1 family regulatory kinase/ATPase, with amino-acid sequence MDIRQLARGTISWDRLERVAVTLANRYDRDVARVEFLEADNWLSTPFVLDDEWFVKIVSVQNTRIHALMTAGRNAGAFSAGSGGFFTRFETPLEMVEHELEATIRMREIGCNAPEPVEAFEVNGLGVLVLEYLPAFETVDELADDGVHEIAPDLFEMLASLHEHGLAHGDLRGENLLVSDGELYFIDATRVQESRESETRAYDLACALAVLEPRIGSRDAVATAMGHYGSEDLLAAREFLDFVRLRPDHEFDSTQLRSELEKGADLADR; translated from the coding sequence ATGGATATCCGGCAGCTCGCACGGGGAACAATCTCGTGGGACCGGCTGGAACGTGTCGCCGTGACCCTCGCCAATCGGTACGACCGTGACGTAGCCCGCGTCGAGTTCTTAGAGGCCGATAACTGGCTATCGACGCCGTTCGTGCTCGACGACGAGTGGTTCGTGAAAATCGTGTCGGTCCAGAACACCCGCATTCACGCCCTCATGACCGCCGGTCGAAACGCCGGAGCGTTCTCGGCGGGTTCGGGCGGCTTTTTCACCCGGTTCGAGACGCCACTCGAGATGGTCGAACACGAGTTAGAGGCGACGATCCGGATGCGCGAGATCGGCTGTAACGCACCGGAGCCGGTCGAGGCGTTCGAGGTAAACGGACTCGGCGTCCTCGTTCTCGAGTACCTCCCCGCGTTCGAAACCGTCGACGAACTCGCAGACGACGGCGTCCACGAAATCGCTCCGGACCTCTTCGAGATGCTCGCGTCGCTCCACGAGCACGGACTCGCACACGGCGATCTCCGCGGGGAAAATCTGCTCGTCTCCGATGGCGAACTGTACTTCATCGACGCGACTCGAGTGCAAGAGAGTCGGGAGTCGGAGACGCGGGCGTACGACCTCGCGTGTGCACTCGCCGTTCTTGAACCGCGAATCGGATCGCGGGACGCCGTGGCGACGGCGATGGGACACTACGGAAGCGAGGACCTCCTCGCGGCCCGCGAGTTTCTCGATTTCGTCAGATTGCGACCGGATCACGAGTTCGATTCGACGCAACTTCGAAGCGAACTCGAGAAAGGAGCCGACCTCGCCGACCGGTAA
- a CDS encoding DUF7525 family protein, with the protein MAENMTDRGVGLTLLFGALALLASGVMAVGAPDQIAAWGFAAAIVFGCLAIAAVHLYWE; encoded by the coding sequence ATGGCCGAGAATATGACGGATCGAGGCGTCGGGTTGACGCTCCTCTTTGGAGCGCTCGCACTACTCGCCTCCGGAGTGATGGCCGTCGGGGCACCTGATCAGATCGCCGCCTGGGGCTTCGCCGCCGCGATTGTCTTCGGCTGTCTGGCCATCGCCGCCGTCCACCTCTACTGGGAGTAA
- a CDS encoding phosphate signaling complex PhoU family protein: METRKVQRLGPSTLAMTLPAEWASAQNVEKGDEISIRMGTNGALTVLPESVQMDEPEAIVHCEQLDADAVERAIVAQYVLGRRIIRVEDDEGALNSDIINAVYRAETQLMGLGVIEETPESIAIRCSVDAEDFTLDNLLERLERTGRTMRGEAIKALDHGNPDLAQRALNRERQANKIFVLLLRLIFTAHENPTASRSVGLEDGFPLIGYRSIAKNLELTADNAEDIADIVMETEGHRLSVEKSVMHEIRDLTSAVDDITSLSVEAAVERDYDLAIDVRTSFAELAAHERDILQGLPEMQNEDLLRVREVLVSLEQTAQYAVRNAEIAANLALNEESEHTTIR, from the coding sequence ATGGAAACGCGGAAAGTCCAGCGGCTCGGTCCCTCCACGCTCGCGATGACCTTGCCGGCCGAGTGGGCGAGCGCCCAGAACGTCGAGAAGGGAGACGAAATTTCGATCAGAATGGGGACGAACGGTGCGCTAACGGTCCTCCCGGAGTCCGTTCAGATGGACGAACCGGAAGCGATCGTCCACTGTGAGCAACTCGATGCTGACGCCGTAGAGCGGGCGATCGTCGCCCAGTACGTCCTCGGCCGGCGCATCATTCGCGTCGAAGACGATGAGGGGGCCCTCAATTCTGACATCATCAACGCGGTGTACCGCGCCGAGACGCAGTTGATGGGGCTCGGCGTCATCGAGGAGACGCCCGAAAGTATCGCGATCCGATGTTCCGTCGACGCGGAAGATTTTACGCTCGACAACCTGCTCGAACGCCTAGAGCGTACCGGCCGAACGATGCGCGGGGAGGCGATAAAGGCCCTCGATCACGGAAACCCGGACCTCGCCCAGCGTGCACTCAACCGCGAACGCCAGGCGAACAAGATCTTCGTCCTTCTGTTACGGCTGATTTTCACCGCACACGAAAACCCCACGGCGTCGCGGTCGGTCGGACTCGAAGACGGGTTTCCCCTGATCGGCTACCGGTCGATCGCGAAGAATCTCGAACTCACGGCGGACAACGCAGAGGACATCGCAGACATCGTCATGGAGACGGAGGGACACAGGCTCTCGGTGGAGAAGTCGGTCATGCACGAAATCCGCGATCTGACGAGTGCGGTCGACGATATCACGTCGCTTTCGGTCGAGGCGGCCGTCGAGCGCGATTACGACCTCGCGATCGACGTCAGAACGAGCTTCGCAGAACTCGCCGCGCACGAACGCGACATCCTTCAGGGGCTTCCCGAGATGCAAAACGAAGACCTGCTGCGCGTTCGAGAAGTACTGGTTAGTCTCGAACAGACGGCCCAGTACGCCGTCAGGAACGCCGAAATTGCCGCTAATCTCGCGCTCAACGAAGAATCTGAGCACACAACGATCCGCTGA
- a CDS encoding aldehyde dehydrogenase family protein codes for MTQHADAETYGHYVNGEWTDGTGTETFDSVNPATGETLATFGRASEDDVDAALEAAESAYEDWRDLSYIDRAEYLWDIYHELRERTDELAEVVTRECGKEISEGRADVVEAYHMVEWAAGNARHPHGDVVPSEVGSKDAYMRRKPRGLIGCITPWNFPVAIPFWQMAIALVEGNVVVWKPAEQTPWCGQIIAEMMDDAGVPDGVFNMVQGFGDAGAAIVDDERVDTVLFTGSAEVGHEIAGKVGGEPGKLAACEMGGKNGIIITEKADLDIAVHSAIMSSFKTTGQRCVSSERLIVHEEVYDEFKERYVETAKSIAVGDPLDENTFMGPAIEESHVEKIRKHNELAEKEGGEVLVDRFELDDDEIPDGHEEGNWVGPFVYEIEYDSELRCIKEECFGPHVALMSYTGDIEDAVEVHNDTPYGLAGAIISEDYRQINYFRDHAELGLAYANLPCIGAEVQLPFGGVKKSGNGYPTAREAIEAVTERTAWTINNSNDIEMAQGLSADIKIDDD; via the coding sequence ATGACACAGCACGCCGACGCGGAAACGTACGGCCACTACGTAAACGGCGAGTGGACCGACGGCACGGGAACCGAGACGTTTGACAGCGTAAACCCAGCAACGGGTGAAACGCTCGCCACTTTCGGACGTGCGAGCGAGGACGACGTCGACGCCGCGCTCGAAGCGGCCGAGTCTGCGTACGAAGACTGGCGCGATCTCTCCTACATCGACCGGGCCGAGTATCTCTGGGACATCTACCACGAACTGCGCGAGCGAACCGACGAACTCGCCGAAGTTGTCACAAGAGAGTGTGGCAAAGAGATCAGCGAAGGGCGCGCCGACGTCGTCGAGGCCTACCACATGGTCGAGTGGGCCGCCGGCAACGCCCGCCACCCCCACGGCGACGTCGTTCCCTCGGAGGTCGGCTCGAAGGACGCCTACATGCGGCGCAAACCCCGCGGGCTCATCGGCTGCATCACGCCGTGGAACTTCCCGGTCGCGATTCCGTTCTGGCAGATGGCGATCGCCCTCGTCGAAGGTAACGTCGTCGTCTGGAAACCCGCCGAACAGACGCCGTGGTGCGGTCAGATCATCGCCGAGATGATGGACGACGCCGGGGTTCCCGACGGCGTATTCAACATGGTCCAGGGCTTCGGCGACGCCGGGGCCGCAATCGTCGACGACGAGCGCGTCGATACCGTCCTCTTTACCGGCTCGGCGGAGGTCGGCCACGAGATCGCCGGCAAAGTCGGCGGGGAACCCGGCAAACTCGCCGCCTGCGAGATGGGCGGAAAAAACGGTATCATCATCACCGAGAAGGCCGACCTCGACATCGCCGTCCACTCGGCGATCATGTCCTCGTTCAAGACGACCGGACAACGCTGTGTCTCCTCAGAGCGACTGATCGTTCACGAGGAAGTCTACGACGAGTTCAAAGAACGGTACGTCGAGACGGCGAAGTCCATCGCGGTGGGCGATCCGCTCGACGAGAACACCTTCATGGGCCCCGCCATCGAGGAGAGCCACGTCGAGAAGATCAGAAAGCACAACGAACTCGCCGAGAAGGAAGGCGGCGAGGTGCTCGTCGATCGGTTCGAACTCGACGACGACGAGATTCCCGACGGCCACGAAGAGGGCAACTGGGTCGGCCCATTCGTCTACGAGATCGAGTACGACTCCGAGCTGCGCTGCATCAAAGAGGAGTGTTTCGGCCCGCACGTCGCGCTCATGTCCTACACCGGCGACATCGAAGACGCCGTCGAGGTCCACAACGACACGCCGTACGGACTCGCCGGAGCGATCATCTCCGAAGACTACCGCCAGATCAACTACTTCCGCGACCACGCCGAGCTGGGTCTCGCGTACGCCAACCTGCCGTGCATCGGCGCCGAAGTCCAGCTACCGTTCGGCGGCGTCAAAAAGTCCGGTAACGGCTACCCGACCGCCCGCGAGGCGATCGAAGCCGTCACCGAACGAACCGCCTGGACGATAAACAACTCGAACGATATCGAAATGGCACAGGGACTCTCGGCCGACATCAAGATCGACGACGACTGA
- a CDS encoding DUF7123 family protein: MTDYSDEDKRILTHLRESAARGEQYFRAKNIAEAIGLSSKQVGARLPQLAEKSEDVDIEKWGRARSTTWRVTLS; encoded by the coding sequence ATGACCGACTATTCAGACGAAGATAAACGCATTCTCACCCACCTCCGGGAGAGTGCGGCCCGCGGAGAGCAGTACTTCCGGGCGAAAAACATCGCCGAAGCGATCGGTCTCTCTTCGAAGCAGGTCGGCGCTCGTCTTCCCCAGCTGGCAGAGAAATCCGAGGACGTCGACATCGAAAAGTGGGGCCGAGCTCGGTCGACGACCTGGCGCGTAACGCTCTCTTGA